Genomic DNA from Clostridium sp. BJN0013:
ATTTTCCTATAATTTTATCTAAGGCTTTAATAGACACTCTTGCAATAGGATTATTATATATATATTTCTTAGCTATATCGTTATGGAAATTAGCATAATAATATTGATAATCTATTAAAGTAAATACAATTATTGCAGTAAATATACCTATAGCATATATAGGTTTTAATTTTAATCTTTTTTTACGTTTACATTTTTTTAGAGTACTATCTTTTAACTTTTCAGTTACATGAATGTCTTTTAAAACTAAATTAGTTATTTCCCTTAAATTTCTCATGTTATCCTTCATATTCAATACTACCACCTATATTATATTTTAATATTCCTCTTGCTCTATAAAGTCTGCTTCTTACAGTACCTTCAGGTATCTTTAAAATTTTACTTATTTCGGAGGTGGACAACTCCTGATAATAATACAAAAGTATAACTTCCTTGTATTTTTTTGGCAAATCCATAACCTTTTTTAAAACATCTTCGTATTCAATATTTTTAATTACCGTATCTTCTATGTCATTTAAATTCTCTGTAGAATTAAATATTCCATATTCAGTATCATCAAATCGTAGAACTTTTTTTATCCAACAACTTCTAAGTATATCTCTACAGGTGTTTATAGTTATAGTAAGTATCCAAGTTTTTTCACTGCTTTTGCCGTTGAATTTATGAAAGTTCTTATAAACTTTTACAAATACATCTTGAAAGACATCTTCTGCTAGGTGTATATCCTTAAGGTAAATATAAGCAGTTCGCAGTATGTCATTTCCATAACAATTCATTAGCCTTTCCAGCTCTTTGTCCAAATTATCCTCCTTTCTCTATATTAGACGGAATATACATATTTTATGCTCCTGCTTTATGGACATATTTTCATAGTGTTAATTAAAAAATATGAGTTATTCCGTAATTCTATATATAGGTTATAATTTTTATCTTGTGTAAAAATTATTATTTTTTTAGTTATATAACTGTTTTTGATATGCATTTTTGAGTAATCCTTATTAAAACACTCATTATAATTAATTTTAAATTAGGAATTTTAAACTGTAAAGTATTTAAATTTTCTTGAAATTAATATTTTTAAAATATAATTAGAATTGGGTGTTAGTTAATTTCAGTCTTTAGATAAAATTTTATTAACAAATTATATGTTTTTGTATATAATAAAATTAAATAAATTTATATTTTAATTTTAAAAATAAAAATATTTTATAATATTTTGCTTGATTATATTAAATTTATGTAGTATTATGAAACTGTAAATTTAAT
This window encodes:
- a CDS encoding sigma-70 family RNA polymerase sigma factor yields the protein MDKELERLMNCYGNDILRTAYIYLKDIHLAEDVFQDVFVKVYKNFHKFNGKSSEKTWILTITINTCRDILRSCWIKKVLRFDDTEYGIFNSTENLNDIEDTVIKNIEYEDVLKKVMDLPKKYKEVILLYYYQELSTSEISKILKIPEGTVRSRLYRARGILKYNIGGSIEYEG